GCTAGTCCTCTTGAAATGCATTGCTCATATTGTTCATAATATCGTTGTTCGATTAAAAAGTTAACCTGGTGAATTCCGTACTGATCCCGGGAACTGATGTAGCTGTAAAGTATAAACACTTCATATATGTAATATCTTGATCATGTCTAAAAGTACATGTACATCCTGAGGGCTGATACAAGTGCTTTGTATGACCAAATTACACAGGTGTCGTTCTCACAGATGTGGTTGCTGGAAACATTTCTTCATCAATGTGCTTGTATGTGGACTGGAACCAAAATGCCGATTCCCTGGCCGTTGCATTATCAGATGGTTCACTGTCTGTGGTTCCCATGAGAGAGGACCGCCTGGAGGTATCAGAACAATGGACTGCTCATCAGTATGAAGTTTGGACATGTTATTTCGATCGTGCAAGACCACACTTGTTGTACAGTGGATCGGACGACTGCTCTTTCGGTTGCTGGGATTTGCGGGAAAGCCCATCGAATGCCGTGTTTCGGAATAAGAAGACTCATACTATGGGTGTGTGTTGCATTGCTCAGAACCCATTGGAGGGGAATATGCTACTCACTGGAAGCTATGATGAATTTCTCAGAGTTTGGGACATGAGATCAATGATGAAACCTGTGAACGAGAAGTCCCTAAATTTAGGAGGTGGTGTATGGAGGTTGAAATATCATCCTAATATTGCAGATGTCGTATTGGCTGCTTGCATGCACAACGGTTTTGCCATTGTTAAAGCAGGGGCTGGAGATGCTACCATAATGGAAACATATGGCAAGCATGAGTCCTTAGCATATGGTGCAGATTGGCAGACAAGTGAAGCAGCGGAACATAACACAAATTCTTCAGTTATCGCTACTTGTTCATTTTATGACCGCCTTCTCCGTGTGTGG
This region of Triticum aestivum cultivar Chinese Spring chromosome 2D, IWGSC CS RefSeq v2.1, whole genome shotgun sequence genomic DNA includes:
- the LOC123053858 gene encoding diphthine methyltransferase homolog, translated to MDVGSCHLGGNADAVEFCPHRPFRHILAAATYTLQEQAGEEEQQQQQDRAGTVSLFSVDAGAEDESRRLRLLHTVETAGVFDMKWSPTAPLLAQADAHGRLVLRRLEHEDGSDEGVVLTDVVAGNISSSMCLYVDWNQNADSLAVALSDGSLSVVPMREDRLEVSEQWTAHQYEVWTCYFDRARPHLLYSGSDDCSFGCWDLRESPSNAVFRNKKTHTMGVCCIAQNPLEGNMLLTGSYDEFLRVWDMRSMMKPVNEKSLNLGGGVWRLKYHPNIADVVLAACMHNGFAIVKAGAGDATIMETYGKHESLAYGADWQTSEAAEHNTNSSVIATCSFYDRLLRVWQPENLVNHPTS